The genomic segment TTTCATCATATTATTATATCCAAGCCGGAATAGCATTCGAAATTCCAATATCGAGCAGTGCCACACAATATTTCCAAGTATTGGATACAAAGGACGATTTGCGATATGGCAACGGAACAGACACAGTCAGAGTAATGCACAACGTCAAACTCAACACATTGACTGATGTCAGGAAAAGTTTCGAAATTGCACTCGGTGGTATTACTGATTTCAACGTAATTGGAATCGAATACAGCTTTAGATATTCATTTATGTTCAATTCAATGTTAACAGATGCAATTTGGAAGCAACACCAATTCCGACTGAATACGGGAATTTACTATAATATCGTCAGATAATTAGAATTGCGCTTTTAAACATTTAGTTAAAACTATCTCAAAAATCAAAATGGGCTGAATGCAATCGCAATCAGCCCATTTTCCGTATTGTAGTAAGCTTGCTTATTGTCTGAATTTCAGTTCTCTGTCCATCATGAACAAACCTTGCGGATTGTCGTTGATTAAACGAAGTCTTTCCAAGAGTTCGCTTGCAGTTGCTTCTTCTTCAACCTGCTCGTCAACAAACCAGCGGAGCATATTTTCAGTTGCGCGGTCTCTTTTGCTAATTGCCAATTCTAATAAGCTATTAATTGAATCGGTAACTAATTGTTCGTGCGAATAAACCATCTCGAAAGCTTCAAGTGCAGATGACCATGAACGAGGTGGTTCGTTGATTTGGGCAACGATAGGCTGAGAGCCTCTCAAAATCATATAATCAAATATCTTCAAACCGTGTGCTAATTCTTCTTGTGACTGAAGGCGTAACCAATGTGCGAATCCGTTGAAATTTTTCGCAGCAAAATATGCCGACATTGCCAAATAGAGATTGGATGAGTAAATCTCTTTAGTGATTTGCGAGTTCAGTTCGAGTGCTAATTCCTTATCCATCGAAATTCCTTTAATTTAAAAAAGTGAATAAAATTTATTATTTATTTACGTTAGTTCTTGCCAATTATTTCAATCGTATCGAAAACAAAAAAAAAACAGTTTATCTGTTCTGTACATATAAACTGTCTTTTAAACTAACGATACTAATATTATTTTAATGATTCATCAATTCCATCAAGTCCATATTTAGGTGGTTGACCGGTGTAAAAAACTTTAGACCGTTCTAATAACTCACTTGCAGTAGCTTCTTCTTCAGTTTGTTCATCTACCAAATTTCGAATAAATAAAAGTGATGGATTATCATTTTCTAATGCAGGCAATTTTGAAGCTGTTTCTAATGATATTGAACTTAATATTTCATATTTATAAATATTTTTTAAAAGTTCAATTGGGTCATTAATACCAGGTATTTCAGGGGCTTGAAGTTGAGGAATTTGAATATTATGTTGGTCTAAATAGTTCTGTATTTTGGTAATTAAACTATCTTTCGTTTGTTTCATTCTATCGCACCAGTTAGCATATCCGGCTAAGCCCAAGATATTTTTAAATATTAAATTATACGAGTTATAGCTGAATTCAGCATCATACAATTTTTGTCTGCATGTTAACAAAGCATCCACAATAGATTGATCTAAAACAATCGAACCTCCTTGCTGAGATGGGCTGCTTAATATTTCAGCACTCATCAAATAAGAATACTCAGTGTTAAATGCCGATAACGACTCTGTGTTTTTCATGCTTTGAGATTTCAAAGCCATTGAACCAACCAATAAGAAAGCTAAAACAAACCATAAAGCTCTATAGCTAAAACTAAGCATAATACCAGCCTTTTGTTATATAATTTTTGATTTTACAATTTGGGATTTCTACAAACATCTCCAAAAGATTTCCGTTATCCATTAAATATTCTTAAAATTAGAAATAAGCTTATATGCATTTAAGAATTTCGAGTTGATAACTCTGCTCGTAATTTTGTCCAATCTTACATCAACCAGCTATCAAGCAAACCAAGCCCAAATGGGGGTGGCGGACCGGTATAAAACAATCTTGTCCTCTCGAGCAATTCGCTTGCAGTAGCTTCTTCTTCTGTCTGTTCATCTACCAAATCACGGATGAACATTGCCGATAGTCTGTCCGAATCCAATGCAGGCAAACCAAGAGCCGTAATTATTACCAAAGAACACTTCACTTCCTGCCTTGTTATTTCTTCCATTGCTTCAACCGGATTATCAGGTATAATTGGAGACTGAGGAAGATGAACATCTAATGGATGACCATGCAACAACAAATAGTGCTCGATTTCATTTATTTCTGTCAACTTTTGAGCAATTTTTTCAGTCAACCATAATGCATAACCATTTAATCCCCAATCTACAAATATTGGATGTAAATGATTGAAGCTATCATTTGCATCAGCTAATGTCGTGCGATATTGTTGAAGTGCAGCTAAAATACTTGGTGCTAAGCCCATATGAACCTCCGAAAAATTTAATTCTTGATTGTGTATTCGTTACAAATCAAAATTAGAAAAAAAAAACAAAATGAAAAATTAATTTATTGTCATTGTATTGTAATAGCAATTTTGTTGATTTGATTATTCAAAATATTGTCACAATCGAAATCAAATTTGTTAACTATCTCCTAATCCATTTGGCTTATGGTAAATTATAATCAATTGGTTTTAGCTGAATATTTCGAGGTATTGGACCGGTATAGCGTAATTTGGTTCTTTCCAATAGCTCACTTGCTGTTGCCTCCTCTTCAGTCTGTTCTTCTACTAAACTCCTCACAAAATCGGATGTAGTGTTGTCACCTATACTTATAGCAAGAGCAATAATTTGATTCATCAAATTTGTTGTATCCACTTGGTCATCGTATATTTTAGTTAGTGCATCAATAGGACTTGCAAACGGAGCTATAGGAGCAGGATTTGGAATTACCCCCGGGTTTGCACCGCACGAATTGAGATAATTTTGAATTTTTGATTCACGGGCTTGCTTTCTACTTACTCTCAGTTGCATTCGATTTGAGTAACCGGGCAGATTGTTGTTATGAAAATATGCGACTAAATTTTGATAAATATTGACAGCATTGAGTTCCTTGCCTATCAATTGAGTGAGAGCAGTTTTAATTTGGTCGTCCATTTTGTACCTCTAAATATTTTTAGAAAAACAATAATTTATGAATCTAAAATAATCATTTATAAGATGATAAAACAATTAGTTTTTTCTACTTGATTTTTCATTTTTAGTTCATATTTTTGCTTCTGAAAGAAATGCAAGGTTTGATGAATGATTATAGAGATTAAGACAATATTGATGCCTATAGTGGCTGCTTCGCCACTAATTTATACCTACTTTAGACACCGGAAGCGGAAGAAAAAACTGAAGTCTCTCGGTGATGTCGAACTTGTAGTGAAACCCAAATCCCCGCTAACTAAGAGAATGTCTGTGATAATTGGCATCATCGCTGCTTTGTACTTCATCATCAATTTTAGTTTGGCATATTCACATGAAAGGCTTGACATTGCTCGAATTATAGGCTCGCACACGATTTTGCTTGCCTCACTTGCCTTCATGATTTACGATTACGGCAAAATCTACGTCGGCGAAAAGGGGATATATGGAATCACGAAGGAAGTTTTCCTGTGGGATACTATCGAAAAGGTTGAGTTTGACAATGATATTAAGCAAACGCAATACGGAGTGAAATTTTACATGAAAGACCAAAAAATTCCTCTAAAATTCTACTTCAAGCGTTCAAAAATCGAAGAATTGAAAAAAATCTTTGATAAAATGAAAAAAAATTGATTTCGGTGTTAACATTTTGCTTTTTTTTGTGTTATATATAATGTAGATGGTGTTGTTTATAAAAAATTTGTGGCAGATATGGCATTAGATGAATTAAAAACAGAATTCCACAGTCTTATAGATGAAATATCTAACGAGAAGATACTGGAACATTTCTATGCAATCCTAAATAATTTAGCAAAATCCGAAGAAGTAAGCAAGACGCTGATAAAGGATATAGCGCCCGAAGTAAGCTCCTCAGAACCGGTAATGCAATAAAAAAGCCGCTCTGAAGCGGCTTTTGGTAAAAAAATAATATGAATAAAGACTAATCTTGCTCCATAGATATTCTGTGTTGTCTGCGGGCTGCTTTTAGCCTCGACATTCGATTTTCGATAGAAGGTTTCATGAAAGCTGTACGCCTTTTGAATTCACGCAATACACCTGAACGTTCATATTTCT from the Candidatus Kapaibacterium sp. genome contains:
- a CDS encoding ferritin, with protein sequence MDKELALELNSQITKEIYSSNLYLAMSAYFAAKNFNGFAHWLRLQSQEELAHGLKIFDYMILRGSQPIVAQINEPPRSWSSALEAFEMVYSHEQLVTDSINSLLELAISKRDRATENMLRWFVDEQVEEEATASELLERLRLINDNPQGLFMMDRELKFRQ
- the rpsU gene encoding 30S ribosomal protein S21, which codes for MIGVTIQGNENIDRALRRFKKKYERSGVLREFKRRTAFMKPSIENRMSRLKAARRQHRISMEQD